CTTTGGTGGGTACAGAGACTGCACCTTCCTTCTGTTGGGGCCTCCCAAGAGGACAGGCCACAGCCAAAGCTTATTTTATTAGTATAGTATAAAGATTAACcctcttttccccaaaaaagcTCTCCCATCCCTTTTCCAAGACATCTGCTATGGGGGAGTGAGATTTGAATAACACAACCCTGCTGAGGATTTATGAATCTGTCCCTGCACCCGTCCCAAGATTTGTTAGATATTGATTCATTTTACCTTCAACTCCAAGGCGCTGATCAGCCTGGAAAGTGAAGGCATTATTTATTACGTGCATTACAACCAGACCTCTCCAGTGCTGAAGGACAGGTTTAAAAATCTCTGGGCTCCTTCCACCTTAGAAAACCTATTTTTAACGATCTGAATCTCATGCCATCCTGTCATGGCTCTGACACTCCCTAGAAAACTTCCTCTGTCAGGAATGGATCTTAACAGTGATCCAGGAACTATTTTGTGACAGAACATAAATGTCCGGTCACATAACTAAATTCTTACATCCGTGGTCAGCAATGCATTGAGTATTTCTCGTATGAAATGCACCTCAAAGTTCACTTCCACTGCATTTTCAGATGCAGCTCaacaaaatattcctgaaaaagCACCTCTGTCCACCCTCTATCCAGAAATTTAAGCTGAAAATTAAACTCTAGGACACTTCTTGAGTGACAGCTCCCCACTGAGGCTGGATAAATATGAAGCTTTGGAGGAAGGTGCTACCATCAGGACTTCAGAAGCTCTTTCTGGTTCTTTTTGACTTTTACAAACTCTTGGTGACCTACCTGGCAATTGAGGAAAGTGGACTGTCTTCAATctgtggcattttaaaattctgtgttaGCCTACTGTCACCTGGTACAGACAGGAGTGAActacaaccaaaaaaaaatacacacagttGAAGGTGAGTTTTGTTAaaactgctgggagctgcctaCATGGCAACTGTTTAATTAACTATTCAATCACATTTCTAGCAGCCCATTTCGATTTGTGATTCACACTGAAAGGCTGGCAGGATGCTGTatgatttcctttaaaaagctgGATAAGCCCTTATTTGCTGGATACAAGATGCACTGAGATCACTCACAAACACATCGCTCAGCTGCCTGGAGTTGGAGTGTCAGCAGAGGCTTGGCCAAAACAACAACCTTCAGAGAGAACCAAACCCCAAAGAAGTCAGCTCTTTCTGCTTGCTTCATTCACAGATGGCACAGCCCTGATGTGTTAACCGTCAGAGTGATGGATGGTGACAACTCAGAGAATGACCTGGTGGGAGCAGTCAGTCAGCGCAGCAAGGACTTGGGCCTGCACCCAAATAACTCCAAAAGCAGCCAGAATAGGAAAGGAATTCTGCAAATAGGCAAGGAATTCTGCAAAGAAACACAGATGGGATTTAAGGAGGTTCTAGGAATCAGCACCTAAAACGCTGCTTGTGCGTTGATGATTTAAAGTGTTTATGATAGCAACCCCACAATGTGGTTGGTGTCAAGTTCCCAACATGGAAGATATTAATCCCACTGGAAGGTCACAGCAGGAAGTTTCACCTTCCAATGGCAATATGCTAAATTATAACTGTTTAATGGCACTCTGGGCTTTTTGGAAAGAACAAAGTTGTTCCCTCATTGTCcattttggtgggtttgggttGATTTTCTGTGTACAGGAGGGGCTGCACACCCCTTGCCAGCCTGCCTGGTAGGGGGAGGAACCTCTGCCTTGCAAAGCTGACAATCAACAGCTCATGAACACCACGAATCAGGATGatcacaaaagagaaaaaacacttcTCCTTCCATGTACCCTCCAATTCATTTTGTCTAAGCTCAGTCCAGCAGCATTTGTttccagagcaggcagaggggaCTCCACAAGTGACAATGCTGGGATGGCAGGCAGGAAGAAGCCGAGTTGTGCGTTCCAGCCTCATGGTCAAGGCCTCATGGTGGTCACGGTGCTGCCCCTGCACTGGCAGTGTTACTTGAAGGTGGCGTTGAAGGCCCTGCCGATGATGAGCCTGCGCACCTCGCTGGTGCCCGCCCCGATCTCGTAGAGCTTGGCGTCGCGCAGGAAGCGCCCCATGGGGTAGTCATTGATGTAACCATTCCCACCTgccacacaaaaaaccccaagtcaCTCCTTGTCCCCAGTTTCAGGGAAATGCTCGTGCACTGTGCTTGGCTCTGCCCAGCCGTCACTGACTCACCCAGGCACTGGATCCCATCCAGGGCCACCTGTGTTGCACACTCTGCTGAGTACAGGATCACTCCGGCACAGTCCTACGGGACAGGCACAATGGATAGTCAGGAAAGGTCACCTgcctgtctccctgtgctgccctcacTCTACAGGTACTTGCTAAGAACCCTTCATCAcaaagcacagggacagggagctccaGCAGTCCCTGTTACTATAGAACACTCACAGCAGGTCTGCAAAGGCCacatgaagacagaaaaaggaaaaaaataaaaagtgcacCAGAGAAGCTGCCTTTCTCACAAAGGCCCATCAATCCCCCAGGAGACCGCTGTGAATTGCTTTGGgatgcagagccctgtgctcccaCTGTTAAACACTCAACATCCTCCTCTAACAGAGGTGTGGTGACAGGTGGAGGTGACACCTCAAACAACTGCTACAGCCCTTACAACAGTCTGGGCTTCCAATAAACACCTACTGAGGCTGCTAAATCTCTTACCTTGTAGAAGCAGGCTCACTTTTAATTTGTGAGTGAAAAAAGGTACTTTGGGTGTGAAAAAAAGACCTTTTGGGCTGTGGGGACTCATTGTACAGAGGTTGCCCCCAGCTGAGGCTCTGGGACTGAAGGAATTGCCCCAGGACACAGAACCCAGGAAGGAGTTGAACTCACCTTGGCGTTGAAGTGGCCCTGGTCACAGGCTTTGGCCACGTTGTAGACGTACTGCCGGCAGGCCATGAGCCGCGTGTACATATCTGCCATCTTGCCCTGCATGAGCTGCATGCCCCAAAGACAAGGGACATTAATTAACATGAGTGAGGGGGACCCAAAATACCTCAGGGAAACTACACACAGGAGGAGACACAGACCCAGTAGGCATGAGGGAGCTGGAGGTTCTGCTAATTCAGAGACCCCTAGATATTAGCCACAGTCCCTCACCCACCAACAGCAATCTCAGGGGAGCAGGCTCAGACAACTTTCCACCTTCTCACCACATTACAGAATCCCAGCATtcactgagttggaagggatcctaAAGTTCATCCAGTTCCATCTCCTTGCCATGAGCAGGTACTTTCCACTAGCTCAGGCTGCTTATTATCACATCATGCAGCCCCAGCATAAACAGCAGGTAACCTTCTCCATGCAAAGCCCCCGCCACAACAAAGCTCTCAGTCTTCTCagtttcaaagagaaaagaggaccaaaattcccaattccttTTCTGCCTGACCTGGAAGTGACCAATTTTCTGTCCAAATGCTTCCCTGACATGCAGGTATGGAATTGCGTGGTCAAGAACAGCTTGCATGAgcctgagaaggaaaaagggaaaaaaaaaaccagcagaacTATTAATTAATAAGGATTTAACTTCAGAAGTGTAACCCAAGGCAAAAAGGTTCTCATAGCTAAAGTGATATCCTGCTGTCTTCCTACAGCTCCACTCAAGAATAAAATCCCAAGGTCCCATACTTCTCCCCAGTGCTCCTTTGGGACATCCTGTGTGAGGGTCTGACCTTTTAATTCAGGGGACTGAGACTTGAAGAGCTTTCTCACAACCACAGCCAGGACAGTTTATGAGGCCCCTTATCTCCAGAGCCCCTCAACTCAAGGAGTACCATCCaataccataaaaaaaaaaagcacatgtaaaaacaaggaggggaaaaagtACTCCTCCTGCTTTGTGGAAGTTGGTCTTTCCAAAAGAGGATTAGCCCAGAGAGATCACCTGGGAAGACAAAAGGACTGTGGGGTGCCAATAATTACTGGGAAGCTTAAGGATTGAATAAATGAAGAACAAATCAGTTTGTGAGTCTCTGGATAGTGTGTTAGATCCTAAGGAATTGATAACACAAATGAGTTGGTTATTCTCTGAGTAATAATGCAGGGATACACAAGCCAGCAACTGGGGACTGATGCAGATTTCTGtctctggaaattttttttatcaaGACTGATCATTTCCAAAGCATGCTCTGGAGGGTCAGTGGACACTGGCAGGCAGACTTGCAAACATTCTTTCTGGCATTGCTTCTCCCACCCCTTGCCCTCACAGGGGGCTCCACAGAGATGCTTTCAAACTGGAAAACCACTGCATGAGGAGCTGAGAGCTCAAGGATGAGGTGGAGCACATTTGAGCGAGTGGTAGCTGCTGAGAGGGccctgagcacttccaggagAGTCCAgtcacacagctgtgctggtgccagagttttgtgctggttttgattGGGaatgcagcagccacaggatcTTCTTgcaccttccttccttcccacatCTGACCCAGCCCCTCCCCTTCTGCTGCCCCAGTAACCCAGGTCTCCATCCAGGATCCATTCTACCAAGAGCTGCAAGCCCCAAGGGATCCCCACCAGGCTTAGTGATCACCAAGGACCCTTCTGGCCTTACAGCCTATAAAAGATGACAAACCCTTACCCCAGGGGGCCCCCGGACAGGACAAGCCTCTCCAGGTCCAATCCACTCATCAGAACGTAGACTCCTttgctcagtgtccccaagacattttcagctgcaaagagcaaaggaaaagtgatttatttatgTGCAAAATTCAGACAAGCTGCTCACCGAGGGCCTGTGCTCACTGCGGGGAAGAGCAGCCCGGgtcaggtgtccctgccatggcagggggtgggactggatgagcttaaggttccttccagcccaaactacCCCGGGATTCTATGAAAAATGACTGAATAGCCTGAAcaatttcctggaaaaaacagTTTCAGCTTCCAAAGCCAAAGATCAGAAGGAGCATTAATGGTCAGAGTGCCAAGTGCATTAACTTCACCACTGCAGTGATGTGCTTCTCCACGTCATCATCCTCTTTCCACGAGAACATGCTGTTCCCTGTGGATGACTTCTGGGACATGATCAGAGCCCTGGGGCACTGGACTTTATGATTTCAGGGTGGAGGGATCTGAGACAGTTAGAAAAGTTAGAGTTCAGCTGAAACTCTTCCACTTTAGCTTTGAAGGTGTCTACGGGGAGCGGGAGAGCTCCTTGTTCTGCAAATGTGCAATCAGGATTTTTATGATTCTGGATAAGACATCTCCACTTGCTCTAAAAAAGGTTGGAGTTTTTCTATCAACAAAAATTGCCACTGGAATAACAAATACTGCTATTACAGTACTAACAAGGGAAATTATGTCCATTTTCAGGCCCTGGCTCCAAAAGAACTCAGAAATGTTACAAAAGCCTGTTGGTAAGTCTCTAGTGAAAAAACCTTCAGGGCAAAGCAGGTTTAATGGAAACAAGTTTCTTGGGAAGCCTCAGCAAGGCTTTGGAGAAGCAGTGGTTAAAAACTAGGTCCATGAGGGTGAAGGAGCAGCGACCTGACAAAGGATGTGCTCCCTCCCTGCAATCCAGCAGATTGCATTTTTCCAGTTCTACCAGCTCCCTCAGAGGCTGCCAAAGAACAGATAGGCATCTGCAAAGCCCTCCAGGTCACAGGCTGAACATGTGTGCAATTAGTGATTCAATTTATCTGATAAAGAATAGAGGAAACCACCATTATTTGAACCCAACTCACCAGGGACTTTGCAGTCTTCAAAGATCAATTCACAGGTATTAGACCCTCTCATTCCCAGCTTATCCAGCTTCTGGGCTGTCCTGAAACCTGACATTCCCTGCAAAGTCAAGGCagcaaaaatacatttcacatCTCAGTTCCAACAGACTGAAGAAAATCATGAAAGATTTGTGAAATTCTCCTGACTACAGGAACATGTGCAGGGTGCCAGGGGGGAGATAAAGTGACCTAAGAGCAAGACCAGGTCTAAGTGCAAGTGCAGAGAAAGCAAATGGACAGagaaacacacacatataaacCCTGTGCACCCATTTTCTAATGCACataaacagcaaataaataatttggacAGCTGCCAACACAGGCTCTCCTACAGCAAGGATTGGAAGCTCTGCCAGTAACTGAACTATCctaataatgaaattatgtcCATCAGAAGGCTACTgatcacagattttattttattaaaggtTTCTTTACTGCCTGAAAGGCAGAAAGTAGTTTGTCTTCAAGGAAGAGGCTGGCAGTTATGGAAGGAAAAATCAGCTGACTTCCAGATGAGGCAGTTAGGATGAAGGATTCTGCTTTAAAACCCCGTGGGAATGACTAAACCTACCCTCTCCACGATGAAGGCAGTTATGCCTCGGGAGGCCGGGACAGCGTTCATGTCAGTTTTAGCGTAGACGATGAGAACATCCGCGTCCGGCCCGTTGGTGATCCAGAATTTGTTCCCGTTCAAAACAAAGTAGTCTCCTGGAAGGCATGACATGAAACCTGTTAGCTCACGACAGCAACACTGGTATTCCCACTCCATTCATTCCCTAACAGGCTTCCCAGAAtcacttaggttggaaaagacctccaagatcgTCGAGTCCAACCTTTAGCTCATCACCACCTTGTGAACTAGatcagagcactgagtgccatggcCAAATGTTCTTTGAACaccttccagcaccttcctgggTAGCACAGGAAAGGCTTTACCTTTCTTGTCTGCTTTCAGCTTCATGGACACAACATCAGAGCCAGAATTTGGCTCACTCATGGCTAAGGCTCCAATGTGCTCCCCACTGATTAGCtggaagaaaagacaaatattAGCAAAAGATGAAGACCAGTAGCATTGTTTTTGGTCTCTCTTTAGCCCTCCCACATGTTTTCCTGCACCAAATCTCCACAGTTGCTGCTCTCTGCAAGAACTCAAACaagagctgctgttcccagcacagccctgtgctgtgctgagggaaCAGAACCaaatcccagtgggatgggaagggTGACTCAGCTCTGTCTGAGCTAGACAAGCACAGTCCTGCTTGCACAACACATGAGGAAGGTGCCAAGGAACCATGCAGGCAGCCATatgcctgtccccagctcctgcctgggcttTCTGCTGCCCTTTCATACAAACAGGAGCCAGTGAACACAAAAGGCAAATGAAGGGGTGAAACAAGAAGGGAAAGTTCTCTGCAATGGTCTCACAGCCCAGTCCCCCTACACTTGCCCCACAACAGCAGATGGACCCTCCTCCTGTGCCTGCTCACACCACactctggcagagctgctgcttctgtttcaCTGTTATTTCatcctgctcttttctccttgccttttttttcctccctatgTACTTTCATCCATCTTCTCCTTTTGATCTctactcttttttaaaaaagcagactCAATGCTTAAGATATGTTCAACCAATTCAAACCATCCGTGCATTGCTACAGAAGTCCCCACATAGTGCTTAAATCTAGTTAAGCACGTTCTAGTGCTCTGTCAGGAGCCAAAACAAGTCAGAGCTGAAGTGACTTCACATCTCATTGAAAGGCAGAGAATGAAGCATAAAAATACACCTGAGGAAGGAGGACAATTCGGGGTTACACATTTGCAGGCAGCACACTGCTTTGAGGAAGTGACACTGTACTTTGCACGTCACTTAAATCAAGTTTCTTGTGCTGATAATTTCACTGATAATCTCAGCAGCTGGGATTCAATGTGCTCATTGTTTTTACACgcatttaaaaactgaaatctaATTAATGCGCTTCTAAGTTACAACATCAATGCCCCAAGTGATGATGAAGTTTCACATGTAGTTAATTAACAGCCAAACAAAGCATTTGGGCAGagagaaatggagaatataaaatAGGAAAGCAGTGACTTTCATTCAGAGACTTCaaaatgattttgaaatttgaaagaattttCTCCAGTGTCACCTCAAAGCCCCCCTTAGTAACACAGCTCCAGAGAGCTGggttgtgctgcctgcagacaaGGACCAGGGCATGGGATGAGGTCAACATGAATTAATAGGACAAAAATTGACCAGCTAGAGAATGGCAAATTTGGCAAGTTCAGTATTTCCTAAGGTTTGGTGACTGAAATCTGCTGGTGCTTAAGATGTCATCCTTGCAGCCAGAACCCAAATGCTTTCCagtgctgcccctcctgcagccacatACCTTGGGCAGGTATTTGTGCTTCTGGGCCTCGTTCCCGTTGCGCACGAGCTGGTTGATGCACAGGTTGGAGTGGGCTCCATAACTGAGCCCCACGGACGCTGATGCACGGGAGATCTCCTCCATCACCAGCACGTGGTCCAGGTATCCCAGGGCAGATCCACCATATTCCgctgggaagagaggaaaaagttcATGATACCCACCACATGCACAAGATtctggggctgggctcagtCTCCAATGAAATGCTCCAATTTAGAATGCTTCTGGGTTTAACTGTTGCCATCCCTGAGCTGGGCACTTCAGGCTTTCCCCATCCTCTCTGAATTTCGTTTTTCTCATCTTAAAGTCACAGGGCTGTTTTTCCGCATAATCCATAACTGACTTGTATAACATAGTTTATATGCAGAACATGCACAAGGACACATCTTGAACATGCTACTGACATTGCACAATAATGACTCCTTCTTATAAACCTTAGTATTATCACAGATTAAATCACCAAATTGCAATGTTCTTAAGGTGAGAACAAAGGAACACAGGCAAGGTTTACAAAATCCATGTACGTTTTGCCCCTAAACAGGTGAAAAATCCTGAAACTGCTCAAAAATGTGGCACTAAGGACTTTTCTAAGTCCACAAATAAGCAGGATACCAGAACTTTGATGAGTGGCCTATTGGGAAGGAGAATGATCCATGAATGTAATTCATCAGTGACAAGTACGAAGATTTCAAGAGAGGATGAAGTcagacagagcagcactgggagcccAGCTAGGCACATGGAGTTGAGCCTAAAACTAATAGTAAAGATTAAAGCCGCACAGTAAAACAGGGAGAGAGAAGGCAGGTAAAAAGTGAAGGCTGAGAAATGCATAAGGGCCTTGAGGAGCCAACAgcacatataaatatatacatgcGTACCTCTAAACACATTCACCTACGCATGTACTCTAAACACatttatatacacacaaatACAGTCACCTCCCAACCTAACAGCTTTGATCTCCAGGTAGGAAGCAAGTGGTTTTACTGCTAAGGGAAGCACTACAACAAGACATGAATGCTGAAAAGCAGCTAGGGAGATAAACTGGGAGCACTTACTCATCATCAATGTGGAGGCTGCAAGCAAGAGCAAAAAGGGTaaatctctgtgtgtgctccgGGGGACTGCTatcccaaattcctcaaatTAACACCACAGCCACTGGCACCACATGTAGTGTCCCTCATTTTGACTCCTGCCTTTATCTGCAGGGATCTTTATTCTCTAAAATCTTCTCTCTGTACCACAAACTCAAGTTTAGGTGTTTGATATCAGTATCTTCTCAtgtctttttattaatttttatgtaaCAGCTGGGTTTGGTGCTTTTGCCTCAAGAAAGGTGAGGTAACTGTGAGTAGCACAAATCCAGGATCGCTTTGCACTGCAAGAGGAACAGGAAAAAGATCTTGCCAGACACCTCCTTGTGTAACACAAACCATGGTGTGATTTTGAAGATGCTGCCCTTTCAAAGCTACTCTCTGTATATGACATGCCTATATTATTATTCCATGGAAACTACATGTTTACATTTCTTCACtttccactttttaaaacaaatagaaaattacAAACACCACGGTTATCTTAGttttaggaagaaaacaaacagcactgTTATTCTAAATGTTCCCTTAATAGACTTGGGCACCAGTGCCCAAATATGCCATTTAATTGTGTACACCCTCCTAAGATTCCACAGGATCTTCACATCCTAAATTCCAGCCTCCtccaacaaaaccaacatcaATAAAGAAACGTGCAACTCCACAATccaaaataaagggaaaaatcctgggTGTAGGAGAGTTTGAGAGGTAAACCTTTGAGAAAATCAAGGAAAGGACTCATGAGGGGATACCTTATTTATAATGTGGGAAATTGCTGTAAGCCTCAGGCACAAcatcaaagaagaaagaaggtaAGAGTGAGGAAAAACAGGAGCAGAAGTAAATGGGGAAGaggaaacagagagaaagcagaaatgtaGTCTTTCAGCACTGAAAGCGAGGCACAGGCATTATTCTGATGCATTGCTATTCAGCTGGATTCTGCAGAGTCTTTGCCCAGCCACATCTAGAAAACACACTTTTCCATAGGGGAAGAAAGGCTCCATCAGTTGCCTTTCTCCACTAAGTAGATGCCCTTCTCATTACCCTGCCTTGATGCATTCAGCATGATCACACTCATCTGCAACACCTGCACAAGGCTGAATAAAATTTCccgtgattttttttctgacttgttGTCTGTGGTCAGCTCCTCATTAGTCATCACAGCTTTTCAGGGCATTATTTTAGACCCTTTAACTTCTCCCATTACAGATGGATGTTTGTTCTGGAATACTTTAATCTCTAGCTCTCCTTCAAAACTTGCTTCATGTTAGAAAGGCACAAATAAGTTTGAGCTACATATGTAACATCTGGAGAAATCATTTCTGAGGAGTGCTTTTAAATTGTGAAAGGCATTTTGTCtaacaaggaaaaagaattcaaagaagaaaaacagttgggaaagagttttttaaaacacaaagatAGGACGAAATGGATGCCACATCACAGACAAGGCTGTTGTGAACTGGAAAGTGAGAATTTAAGTAGTCCTAATCTCTCTTTCGTTTGAGGAACCACCCATCAGAAGGTAAAAGGTCAGAAGAGACTTACCAGGGGCTGTGATCCCCAGAACTCCCAGTTCTCCAAGTTTCTTCCAAAAGTCCTATGAATACAGAACAAGCAATCAGCCCAATTTGGCAGTCTGGGCATCAGCACAAGTTTTCCCAGGTAGTTCACTGGACACATCTGTTTATCTGCGAGATATCATGAGAATTGGGCAAATACATCCCTAATACCTGCTCCTCCCACAGTCCAGCTCCCTCCTCAGAACTGAGAAACCACACAGATTCAAGGACAAGAGCTATGCTACACATGGGAGGAGTCTGTAGAATCCAGTGAAAATTCACATACCTAAATTTAGTTCTGGAAGAACATCTCCTAAGATTTAACTCTTTGCCCACTCTAAGGAAAATTTTTGTGCAATAGTATAAATTATCCGTTAGCAAAATCCTGGAAATATGAAGTGTTGCTATGAGCTGGCACTTTAAAACTCTTCCAGTAAAACAGAAGCTGGCAACTAAAGCCAAGGAAGCTTCCTAGGgggagatttaaaaaatgggaatgttcTAGCCATGACAAAATGCAGTAGCAAAGGATGCTGGCACCAGGGAGACCCACATGTGTCCTGGTGGGGccatctccctgctgctcctttcctctgctgtgtGGTGGGCACATAGGTGAGTGCTCCTCACATGGCCTTAGTGTCCAACAATAATTATCAGGGAATATCTCCAGAGACTTCAAAAAGTATCATACAATAGCTCTGGATGACATCTGGAATGCCAGGCTAAATTTATACACTTCACTTCAAAGCTGCACAAagatccctggaaatgtcaaCATCAGAGCTCTGGGAAATCCTGGCAGATGTTTAGAGCTTTTTGAGTCTTGTGGAGCTTATAAAAACCAATAGTCAGATCTTTCATTTCCATCAATCAAagtgccctgcagcacagaattTGTTGGGTTTATTAGAAAGGCAAGTTTCAGCTCAACAGTCAAACTCCACATTTCAGTATTTGCACACAATATCTTCACAGCAAATCTGAAATTCATGTCCAAGAAAGGGACTGAGCCAGGAGTATATAAAGCACATGTTGGGGAAGAAGCCAGAACAGACAGGCAGAAATCCCATAATAAGAATCCAAACAAGACCATTATCAATCTTTATTAAGACTATTATCACTGGGTTCTGCCCCAGGTTGCTGAAAGTTGGTAACAAATgataaaacaggaaataaaaaaaaggttttcccCGTGGCTTTTAAGTTTGAAAAGTTAATGCACATGTTCCTGTGGTGTGGCTTGGGATTGTCTGGACTAATGCAGAGATCAAAGCCCAGAGAAGCTTTCAGAGCCACACATGAAATACTTGCCCGCATGCCTTTGAATTCATTTTCCTGGTCAATCTGCTGGGCCTTTGGAGCCAAATGCTCTTGGCAGAACTTTGTCATGGTCTGTCTAAGCTGGGaaaagaggggaggaaaaacaCATCTGTTACATCTCAGCAATATACTGTCATCTTCTTCCCTTGGATCCTGCTAACACTCCCTCACCAGGCCACTCcagcatcccaaacccagaagCACAAGACCATGAGGAAATCCATGGTTCAGGGTACTAGCCAAAATACTACATGAAAGGGTCATTTCTTTAGTGTTTTAAAAAGGAGCTGGTGTACTTTAGTCCCTCTCAGCATTTAGCCTTAATTGCACCCTGACATGAGAGCATGTTCCTGAACTCCTGCCTGCACCAGGGTTCCAGGCATATTTTTGGGCAGGGAACTTTGGAAGCTGATGAACTGACTTTCTAATGCCCTAACTCCATCCAGTAGCTGCTTACAGCATCATTTAATTATGTGCAGATGCCTGTAATAAGCAGCAATActaattaaaatgtgtttgtgtgtcaaACTGGAACAACATTACCTTACTACCTTCTACAGT
This region of Catharus ustulatus isolate bCatUst1 chromosome 6, bCatUst1.pri.v2, whole genome shotgun sequence genomic DNA includes:
- the IVD gene encoding isovaleryl-CoA dehydrogenase, mitochondrial, translated to MAAMAAVLGRTAGAARRWRALAVPRRGGAGLAVDDTVNGLSAEQRQLRQTMTKFCQEHLAPKAQQIDQENEFKGMRDFWKKLGELGVLGITAPAEYGGSALGYLDHVLVMEEISRASASVGLSYGAHSNLCINQLVRNGNEAQKHKYLPKLISGEHIGALAMSEPNSGSDVVSMKLKADKKGDYFVLNGNKFWITNGPDADVLIVYAKTDMNAVPASRGITAFIVERGMSGFRTAQKLDKLGMRGSNTCELIFEDCKVPAENVLGTLSKGVYVLMSGLDLERLVLSGGPLGLMQAVLDHAIPYLHVREAFGQKIGHFQLMQGKMADMYTRLMACRQYVYNVAKACDQGHFNAKDCAGVILYSAECATQVALDGIQCLGGNGYINDYPMGRFLRDAKLYEIGAGTSEVRRLIIGRAFNATFK